Sequence from the Zeugodacus cucurbitae isolate PBARC_wt_2022May chromosome 2, idZeuCucr1.2, whole genome shotgun sequence genome:
AGCACTTTCTTGTGCTCACACGCGAGCAACATTTGTCACTTCCTACAGAAGTGTATATAGACGTATGTATATCGACAATAGCTGCGTTGGTTTGCATAAATTTACACCAGTAGCGGCACAAGTGGCCAAAGTGTAATAAAAGAAACACGCATAAAGCAAACAAACTAAAAAAAGTATAACGGAATATTATGACACATGTTTTTTGGCAAAATCGTGCCTTCAAGTGTCATCACATTGACACGCGaccataaacaaacaaacacgcaCTTAAAGCActccatataaatattttcactctCACACgcctgtaaaatatatttataagcacATTTCTCCAGTTCATTGTATGGTAATTACTGTTGGTCTAAAGTGCCTGTGTATACACTTAAACAAAGCAAGAGTGTGAACGTACTGTTGCTGGTCCCATGTGTGCATATTCTACATTGTCAATGCATTCTTGTACTTCACAATCCCATATTTGTTGTGGTTCAGCTGGGTTTGCTTTCTCTTCGCCACAGCCGCTAACCACTACCACAACAAAatgaatgtttaaaaataatatttcgtgTCTATGTGTTTGTTAAAGTTTTGGAAAATGCTCATAATCGTGGTTGGCTATGTGtctacaaatatatacagtgtACTATGTAGTTGTCTGTGTAGTTTGTGTAGGGCATGTCTCAATGGACAGCTGTAAATGCTGacataaataaatgacaaaggaaatggaaacataaaagAACTAttgtaaaatcaaataaattcgaTTTAGATGTCATATGTGCCACATGAGGCGGTAAATTCATAATATTCTTGAATTACATACTAATGCCGGGGCGTATGAGCAATTTTTAGCATTTCGTAGTGGGTGACGCACAATTTCCAAGTATTTCCCAGTATGAGGTATTGCtaggaatatttttaattaattcagcaTTAGCTTTACTGCAGATATAAAATTCACTTAATTATTGTAAAAGTTGATATCACAATTgtcataaaatgtattttttatacataatcaaCCATTTATAAGTAAATTGTACATAGAACgagtatatttgtaattatccagaaaatatttttgtctgaATTCAAAACTTTTCAATTAAAGCAATTGttttatggaaatttattatttaatgtggtctaatttttggaaattctaaaaatatcaaCTTTTGTATCAAAACACAAATTTTGCGATTTCCTAGTAACATTTTCCCACCAACCTTTCCTCAAGGGCGCATGCCCTTTTATGCAGAAACGCCTTCACAGTTTCACAATTTGTTAAATCTGCTTAAATTGCTGTAATAAAATCTGTCTCGTGCAAATTgctgtaaataatttttcttttattcgtgCTCATCACGCGCATACTTGCGCCTTCATGGCAAGCGTAGTGGgctctttaatttaattgtagggaataatttaaaaattcatgcGTCACAAATTGTATGCAATTAAGAGCGTAGTAAGCGAGGAGTGAGAAAATTACgtgaacaacaaaaataaaaacaaaagaaagaaaacaggCAATGAACCCTGCAAAGGAGCCGACAGCATAAACAACATGAAGCACAGAAAAATCCAGCGCCTTTGGAGATGAATATGCCCGTGCGTCTGTGCTTGCTTAAATGGTTACACTAGCACATAATTCTCACGCCTTTCGAATAGTTGCTCGTCTTTCTAAAGCCTCGGTTACTTGCTTGTAACATTGCAGCCTTCAGGTGACATTAACCTGCGTCACCAGGTGCTTGTAATTTTCTACAATGTTGAATGGACGCTGACAAAATGAGAGTGTACAAGAAGGTGTGTGGCTAAGTGTGAGAGAGTATTGCTATGACACGCAAATAAATCAAATGCTCTGTGTTTTTCTTGGGTGAAAATGTGCTGCGGAACTCGCGTGAAATTCTGTAATACGAAATTGGGTATGGATTAATTGGTGAGGTTGTAAAGAAAATTGTCTTGGCGCATAAACATGAACACCTTCGCCGGCAAACAAAAGGGACAAATTTAAACTAATAGAACTTTTATCTGACATCTTTTTAGGCTAAACGAATATTATCACGCGTTTTGGATGAAAACATATCTTAGAAATACCCTTTTAACCTTTGAAGAGGTATAGTATAGGGAGTGTAGTTGCATGTTTATAgagttttctattttatttgccAATTTTATGCTTCCTTCTCTTAAAGTGCGGTATTCAAAtgagttttgtaatatttatttcagcATTCGCTTGCGTTTTAGCAGAACAATATACCATTTAGTTAGTTAACAACTTATAGCAGACATTTAGCTCAGAATTAATAtttggaatatatgtatgtatttaatccatggaaattcaagattttttgtgtgtttttttaatagtaaaagGTTGTATTTTCTTAATTAGGAGGGTTTCAGAGcgtaacaatttaaaatttttttttaatttatacaatcatatatttcatttaaacaattcagcatatcaaagatacatatttaaagggtattttgtgaaatttttatttacaaattttgaaattttgaaacccacctaattaaatttggaaacccctcaattaaatttttaatacatatttatattttaaacttgATGCTCAGAATGGCCAAAATAAGTGAGGCTTTTGTGAACCGGTTGTTTGACAACAGTTGTTTGTTATGACCTAGTCCTCGAACACTATTATATAATTATCCATTTCCATGTGTTTTCGGGAGCCTCCACTTTTTAAGAGTAAGAAGTTCCACATAAAAATTAGTTGTGGACATAAGACAGGATACTGTGGCACAGGGAGATTCAATCCGTTAATCAACTCTTTTTCAATATTATCAATATCGGAATACTATCTGTGACGTGGCAGTGGAAATTCCAGAGCACCTATATCACCTTATGGTAGAGACATTGTGAAGAGGTTGGGTTCAACAGAGCAGGGCTCGCAgggaaaatttaattatattttatattttaagatatgaaaatacTGAGGGGATATAAATCAATTACAtggtttttttttgcacgtAAATTTTCACTTcttcaaaaatacttattttgacGATGTAACGTACATGAAAGCAGATCTTCCatttattaagaatattaatTAATAGGGCATGTAAACTGTCTGcattaattaacataaaatgtaatatacaccacctttttgttaAAACGTAGATCTATTTTAGACTTCATTAAATGATTTCATTACTGACATGCTACTGTCACTTTTAAGAAATGCATCAATGAAATATGTTCACCTTAAACATGCATACGTAGTTTTTACCTTTCACTGGAAGTTTTCATGCAGTTCGAATAATTCACAGAAAACTGAGCTTGCATTCAGAGCAAGTTATCGAATTGCATTCGTCTTAATTTCATTCATGAGTAACCGCATGCACATTTCGATTGAATGTTGCATTTTGTTTATCGCTAAATGCTTAAATGGAACCAACACTTGATGACTAAAGGAGTAATCTTCCGTTTGTAAACAACTAGAAGAGACAACTTCGTTAAAAACAGTAATACAGGTATTTGTTCTAGAATTAGAATCATTCTCAGAAAAAACTATCACAAAAATACACTGTGTTACCACTAACTAAATGTAATTACACTCATATAGGCTATATGATAAATAGGAGCCATCTTTAACATCAGGATCAGGATTCTCATCAAGTATTAAATTGTAACTTGTACTGGccaaaaaagtattaattattacatgTACAAGATTATGCTTGAATTTAAATTGTGGAGAGAGCAAGTGATTCCCACATGATAtgatatcgcaaaccaataaagctatataaatcaaactttctgctgtcgttttctttagccacttaatacagtccaaaaatgaaagaaatcggataataaccacgcccacctcccatacaaaggttatgttgaaaactaaaagtgtgttaactcactaacgaaacacgtcagaaacacaaaattttacagaataaataccagaaagaagctgcactaagatttttttataaaatggaaaatgggagtggcatctcccacttgtgggtcaaaaacccttttgacacgtgtggaaaatggatgaaatcggttcacaactacaacttcccatataactcaattttgaattccatctgattccttcacttaataagatatacattaggaaccaaagaACACAgagaaataaaaatctacattaatattgtatatgatccgcaccacttgtgaaaaaattgtcgaaatcggactataactttttaatgccccggatatcgaatttgaagaactcagtgccttatggtaatttctcaccgaaaatatcggtaaatctctcagatatcttaatttaattcagagggaattttgttctgctaatagtgtgtctctgtatcagaaatggttaaaatcaggtcataactttccctagctctcatatacgtaattataggattttcaaattgggtcaaattgtgtgttatctttataaaaatatatcaataaattgcgagagtataaaatgttcggttgcacccgagcctagcctttccttacttgttttaatataaaaccATCTCAACCACCAACCAAATTTGCTTGGGCAGAATTGTGTATTAGAAAGTATCATTTCACCCACGAAGATTTACtggtttactttaatttaaagtgTGTCATATAAATGAATATCGATATAAATGTCGACTTTAAGCTAGAaaacagtacaccgaatattcgtaGTAAACAGTTTACAAATTATTCCTACAAAACGTTGCAGTTTAAACTCTTAGTTGATAAATCTACTGATTATTCGCTCTGAAAATTTACAAGAAATATGAATAACCGAATAACGgcatgtcgcaccaataaaatgGGCCAAAAGGAATAAACAAAAACCGGCattatttgcaaattatttataacaGCACATTTACTAACGATGGACGTGATATGAACTGTGGAAATAGTTGCTTGGATTCACACGCCACCATGCCCCTTGTTACtagtaaaaaaaatcgtatCGGGAACACAAGGTTCAAAAACTTACCTAGGTTCGATTTAATAACTGGAGaaatattaagcaaatattaagCCTATTCCTAAATAGGCACAATCCAATAATCGATCGAAAACACCTTTATAGCACCAGCACATTAGCATTGGCTTTGGTAACCACTATTCAAGAATTGATTAGGTAACATTGTCTAGATGATCTACCAATTAATATTCTATGTAAAGAATTCATATCGTTTTAGGGTCGAGCGATCGTAGaggaaaataaaatatcgaaaaatcttCCGACGGATCACGGATTTCGACTTTGATTATGTGTCAGTTGTAGGCAAATCAATAACAATTAAGTAAActtgaattatatatgtacattcatagaTGGAAACATCGAATGCttgcaaaaatcaaaatttcgatgaaaaattaacgCAATTTATGTTAtagcaaacaaataattaagtTCAGCAATGTTtgaatttcgttttttgttatttatgttatatattcaATGGAATGCTTTGTCAGTTATTACAGAATTACACGCATAACTGTGCTATTTGAACATGTACACACTGATTGGCTTTGATTATACTATTTGACCAATATTGGTTGTTGCTGTAGTAATTTGCAAATGCCAACATATGTGCATTCGCaatgaaactatttttattgGCCAAACAGCGCTGAAACGCCAGCAATGTCTAATGAATTTTGCTCGTTTGGCAGACAAATAGCCGGGAGCATATTGTTTGCATAAATTTTGGCCAAACATATCGTGCGCATCAGTAATAGAAATCATAgacattcatatataagggtgggcgtggcagtatgTGCTCACCGTTATATTACATGCACAAATAGCTATTAGGCATTCAGCCTGTCATGACAGTGCTTGCAAGCTGTCATACATTACATAGCtatcagttattttattttctgctgTTTATCTTTGCTAGTCTTCACTGCCACTGAtagtaaattgttattattaatacttGTTCCCCGCAAaccaattttgtgaaaatttttatggtttcacattaaataattacatttacgaaatatatgaaaatatatcagtGATCTCACACAAAGTTTGTAATAACGATTTATTCTATTTGGCCTCATCACTATAAATTAAACCAATACCACTAAAACTTAACATCTCAAGGGTCAAGGTGTTGTCTACAACCAGTATCAAAcagccagaaacactaaactttacaaaaaatatgacgAACAAAAGCCAAAAgcgataaaaaatggaaaatgggcgtggcgtcgtccatTTAATTGTGAAATATTCTAAACTATAGAATACTAAGAACTTCTCGTCTAATTGATCTATGATATTGTGAACACTACGGTTTGGGTATTGAGTGGATTTTTACATAAATTCCGCATAGTTCACTCAGTTAGAAATCTACATTTCCAAATAACAGATAATTTAAgttgtataatgaaaattataagagaaaaataaatactttcgaTGATTTAATTGCGAATAAACGCTGTAACATGTACTTATCAAAGTCCCACTATTTAGTATAATAAGCTGTAACGCTTGTAAAATCGCAGTTAAATAATGCGACTAGGGAAGAGCAAAgtcaacaaaaatcaaaattgcaaaGACTTGATAAGATCAGTCATTGTTTGCCGTTAACTTAGCTGTTTTTATTGACAGTgctcaattaactaattgttaGCCACAACAATTTGAAAAGTCGTGAAGTGTCAGGTGATCGTTATCTCATAATCTATAAATGTTTGTTTAGATTAGAAGTGGTGCATTTTGTATTGCTCCTCGAACGCTCCGTCGCTAATCGAGACGCAAAGTATTCGCACTAGTTAGCTAGATAAGCTAATTACAAGTTATTGGTAGAGTGAATCGAGTACGTACATAAGTAAATTATGTGGAATAGTTTTGATATACACCAAACAAGAGGCTGGGAAGTTTTTTCTCTCGAAATTCTATGTGCGGATTGGCGCGTCTATTAAAGCGCAACATTTGGCGGAGAATGTTTCAGTTTAGTGAAATTCGCGGAACGTATCGGTTTGCGTGGTTGATTAGGAGCTAAAAGATAGTgagaatagaaaaataaaacaatcaaaaaaatatattagttaaattattaatcaaTATAGAATTCATAATAATGGTTATTAAAAACCCAAACGATATTTTTGTGCCCGATTATTTGAATGAGGAGTTTTTCGCGACCGCACTCGAGGAAGGTTTGCGTGAAATTCAGGTGACGGTGAAGGAAGTGACCTTCGAATGGGGCAGCAGCCCTGGTGATAATTATTGCTCACGTATCTATCGCATCTTAGTCGCCTATGAGCGTCTAGTTACAGACGATGAGCCGCCAGTGCAAGAGCAACGGTCGCTTATCATCAAATCCGTACTGTCCTCGGAAGGCACACAGTTCCTTGAAGATTCTGGTGCTTTTCTGAAAGAGAAATTGACCTTCTTGGATGTATTGCCACGGCTGCAAATACTTATTGATGGTCCGAAGTTCAGTGCCACGTAAGTATGCAGTGGTGTTTTcaaatgtattataattttttagtttttttctgcTTAGCTGTTTTTATACCATAAAAGAACCAGCACGTTTACTCGTGCTCACCGACTTGAAGAGTGATGGTTTTTCAATTGTATCGCGCCAAAAGAAACTCGATTGGGCACACTGTGAATTGCTGCTGCAACAAACGGGACGCTTGCATGCGACGTCAATGGTTTTGGCCAAGCGAGTAAGTATAATTAAACTGTAACTATCTTTATCGACTATACCACATTTTGTAAAGTTTTGAAGCTTTTCTCGGCTTAACCCCTGATGGAAAGACGAATCTGCacatttgtgaaaataaaaatgattaattttgagaaCAAACTAATTTCATTaccaataatttaaaaataattaagtgcACTTTATTACTTAaacattgaattttaattgaattttttatagatCTTTATGAATACAGTACAAattcttttcaaataaatactatttttaggATCCTGAAATTACTAAGCGCTTTGTGAACGGTTTGCTGTGCAACGAGACTATCATAAAAAGCGATACCTTTAAAATAATGTTCGGCGAAAGCCTCAAGCAACTGGCCAACAATGCAGCGGAGTGGCCTGGTTTTGAAAAGATCGCACAAAAATTGCAGCACTTCTATGATAATTTCAAGCCCATATGCGCACACTTGGGTGATCGTCGTGCGAGCGATCGTATCGTTGTAATGAATCATGGAGATCTCTGGTTAGGAAATACCATGTTCGCCTATGATGACCCCAAACAACCCGACAAGCCTACGCGCGCTATTTTCGTAAGTATAagtattacatatataaatttaaggttttccgcatgtcaaaattattaataattcaaacattttttttttcatcattcTTCAGATGGACTTCCAATTTAATTTCTACAGTAGCCCTGGCTGCGATCTCAACTTCTTTCTCAACACAAGTGTTCGTCTGCATTTGCTGCAACAACGACGCGACGATCtaatatatgtgtattataAAACATTCAGGGAGACGCTGGAGTTCTTACATTATGAAAATATACCGACTTTGGATGATCTCAAGTACGAGTTGCGCTCTCGTGAACTTTATGGTCTCTTCGCATTGTTCGGGTTTCTACCGCTGGTAACTATGCCAAAGGAGTTATCCGACGATAGCAATATCGACAACCTGGTGCATGAGGAATTCGCCCGTTTAAAGTATAAGAAAGTATTTGCAGAAGCCGCCTTGCAGGCTGAGCTAAAGTATGGACTGAAACGCTTGGATGATTTGGGTGTGTTGGACGAGTTTTAGTTTCGAACAAACCATACGCTGTGTACTACGAGCATGTGAATATGTATACTAACATAGGttttaagaaaattcaaatgaaaatctTATGATaccaacaaagaaaaattaatatttaataaaaatatatacaaattgtagatttttattCAAAAGGAGAGGAAACTTGGATACCGGTTATCTGGATGGAGTATCACAGTAGAGAGAAGCTTTAAGGGTTAACAACTTTTCAGAAAGTGTTCATttgttattatgtatttttacattctGTAAATTTAGTCTCGAATGGCTAAAGATTATTACAAAACTCCATAGGATACAATGTATGTTAAATCAATTTATATGAATAATGTACCCATGCATAAGTATATACTTCCTCGTTACTAAGGACAATCACCGAATCTCATCTTAATTGTGTTTGCAACTTTAGAAATTATATTTGCTATTGAGGTACGCGGTCTCAATCTTGAAAGGATACTTTGGTGGcttttttgccattttattttttaaaacggCTCCCAAATTAACTGAAATCACTATCATTTTCcaccttcaaaatattcaacaattaaTATCGTTCTGCTAAATGCCAGTATTACAAATTCACATCTATGTACAGAATTCCATTGCATCCATTTTGATTCTCGTAGGAAAAACTCTTTGATCATACACTACTTTGTGGGCACTTTTGTTCTTTTTGCTTGCTCTTTTGCGTGTTCTAATGAATCCAGGTGAAGACATTATATAAAACCAAAGAAactctttaatttatttcagtCATTTTTACGTCTTTATCTGAATTTGCTGAGTGGGCTTAAATGAATACCTCTCCACTCACGTAAAGACAACTTTTGTAGATTTTCTCGATTGTGTGTGAGCTTTGCGTCTCCACTTGCGTTTATCAAAATCGTGTAGGCGGTACGCTCGATTGACCGCTGATTGTTGCCAGACCGTTTGCATCACTAGCCGGCAAAAGAGCCAAGAAGCCAAGCAAACAAAGGCCCAGCAAGTAAATAATCAAACTGGAACAAAAGACGACTGAGGTGTATGTCTACATATACAAGAGCAAGAGCAGTAGCAAATGCAATGGATACACACTTCTGTAGGCATGCCGCATACTGAGCTTCAAATATGCAATATTCCCCTATTTTCTTCCATCCTTTGTAAGGTGCCGTGGATAAGAGCAAAGAATAACAACTTGGAGCAAACATCAACACTTGAAGCGTGTGCGAAAATCATCGAGTTCATGCAGATTTAGCTGTATATacgcacataaatacatacgaacTCGCATTTATACGCAACAAATTCGCTGTATGTCGGATTAACTGTGCGTGCGATAAGACGAAGAAATGCCACCAAAGGAAGGTGAAaggaaattgaaagaaaattgaAACAATAAATGTTTGTCTAAGTTTGTACGTTTGTACAGTTATAACACAGGTACTCATATAATATAACCAACGTGTGTAAGTATGTGTCAAAGTTAGATGGCTAACTGTTGTTAGGGGGGAAATGTAGGCGCGGTTTAGCATACTTTGCCGAACTTTGATGGTTACACGTGCAGACTTCTAATGGAGATtgtgaaaattgtttacaaacCACAAGCAAACACCCAACAATACGAATTAGAGAAACGTAATAAGTCtaacagtaaaaaaattaatttgaattattagCCTGTGAAATACCGTAAAATCTTGCTTTGTAGTAATATGCACGTACATTTTGGATTCTGATGAGTGAGagtcgctgtatatattatatgaaccGGTAATATTAACCTAGATCTAGATAGTACAAATGGGTTGAGTAAAAATAGAGAAGTCAGATTCTAGACTAGATCGTTTTGAATTGCTGAATTGCCCAGTTTTTTTGCCTAAGGAAGAACAGGGGATAGGAATCGGTTACAAGCACTTTTTCAACGACTGTTCCAATTTCATCGGAAAATAATAAGGCACGCGAGTTTTGAAATAAACTATTGTCAGAGCTTGGATACCTAATTATGCTAGGCAATTTCAATTATTGGGAAACACGATTCTATGGAAttatttcataaacatttataaaattgcaGTTCCATTAGCCCCTGTTTCTCGTGGTTAATAACATCTGTTTTCAGCAGTTCAGCGAATTGCATTAGTTTGTCGCCTAGGTTGTTCGCCATCTTCTTCTTTTAGCTGTCGAAATACTCCAAAACACCAgtatataactttatattatGCTTCCATACGTTTAGTTAAAGCAAACAGTACGTTATCAATAACGGCAAGAAAGTCTTGGTCATATGACTGCAGCGAACCACTAGTTGCTTGTAAACGTTCTAGAACTCTGTTCCATGTGATTGTCATAACTTTATAACCTATTCATCGTTGAAACTAGTCCCAAACTTGCTTTAAATTAACCCACGCGTACCATATGGTAACACAAAATTTATccctatattttcataaataacttgaaaattacactaCAAAACTACAAACTACGCtggttttttgcattttccggaaaagttatataataacaagtaaggaagggctaagttcgggtgtaaccgaacattttatactttcgcaatttatttatttaactttatatatattatataatacacaatttgacccacatattcgtcatatatattgtataaagtccattgaaagttggaaaccataatattaggttagaagcaccgaggtcctcgtgttcggtatatggggccttaaaaacctatggtccgatttcggcgatttttagaatgtggctgccacactattaacatagtatttgttcaaagttctgcaccgatatcttcactagtgcttactttatatattgtaaaataaacgattcagattgttttcaaagttctggtatataggaagtaggcgtggttgtaaagcgatttggcctattttcacaacatataattgggatgtaaggaaactattacaaactaagtttcattgaaatcggtcgagtagttcctgagatatggtttttggcccataagtgggcgaagccacgcccattttccattttgtaaaaaaatctgggtgcagctttcatctgccatttcttatgtgaaatttagtgtttctgacgtttttcgttagtgaacgtttcgcagtggtccgattttgctcatttccgaaagcaaccttcctatggtgccaagtttcatcaagatatcttaatttttactcaagttatcgcttgcacggacggacagacagacattcggatttgaactccactcttcaccctgatcactttggtatatataaccctatatctaactcgtttagttttgggtgttacaaacaaccgttatgtgaacaaaactataatactctctttagcaacatttgttgcgagagtataaaaaagggtaaggaagggctaagttcgggtgtaaccgaacattttatactctcgcaatttatataacttgattaataatatataatacacaatttgacccacatattcgtcatatatctatactaatattataaagaggaaatgcttgtttttttgtttgtttgtgtcgaataggcttcgaaactactgaaccgatttgaaaaattctttcaccgttggaaagctatactatccctgagtgacataggttatatttagttaaaaaaaatagggttccttaccaaaactccgataatgtaaaaaaaaaataccaaaaaactttctttaatcgcgaacgctccgaaaacgattgaagatataacaaagtgatgtactacaattttgtagaacttatcattatctacaaaaaacgtcgcatcgtacctctaactattatagttttgtctcaataagcgattttatataaaaaaaattaattaatataccactacttgaaaaggctctttatttatacctttgtattaatccttatcgaaataaatgatttattatttaagatcgcttcaaaacctttatataactttttgaattattagattctgacataccattcaaaagatatcacgagttaaaaattttgaaatttttgaatggtcctgtgcggaattaaaagtaattgtcgcttgataataatataatataaaaatgaattgctgttcgtttgtgccgcaaaaaaacgagaaccgCCAAaccaatctggctaattttagtcttgaaatattcgtggaaggccagaaaaagattagaaagtgagtaaatatgaaaaaatttcgaggaagatactaataagagaattttattcgaaagaaaaatataaaagagaaaacaaaaaattataatttgaaggttgtcattgttgctttgttaaaatatttttgttaatgtgtcgatagcccaaaacaatttgtaacaaataaggaaaggctaagttcgggtccaaccgaacattttatactctcacaatttattgatgtaattttattaagataacacacaattttacctatatattcgacataaagtccaatagaaaatcatcatatatagtatatgagggctgatgtaattccagaaccaatttcactcattttcaccaccaaggttaacgggaataggggcgacttggcacctgttagtagcaCATTCgtccttgaaattactcctaaattgcaaatgaacgaaatacCAGTCaacaaaatcgtcaaaaatagcgctttaacgaaatttttccaaatgttcaagaagtcgttggaggtactgcacaggactttaaaagatcttgattgt
This genomic interval carries:
- the LOC105212346 gene encoding uncharacterized protein LOC105212346 isoform X1, with amino-acid sequence MVIKNPNDIFVPDYLNEEFFATALEEGLREIQVTVKEVTFEWGSSPGDNYCSRIYRILVAYERLVTDDEPPVQEQRSLIIKSVLSSEGTQFLEDSGAFLKEKLTFLDVLPRLQILIDGPKFSATFFLLSCFYTIKEPARLLVLTDLKSDGFSIVSRQKKLDWAHCELLLQQTGRLHATSMVLAKRDPEITKRFVNGLLCNETIIKSDTFKIMFGESLKQLANNAAEWPGFEKIAQKLQHFYDNFKPICAHLGDRRASDRIVVMNHGDLWLGNTMFAYDDPKQPDKPTRAIFMDFQFNFYSSPGCDLNFFLNTSVRLHLLQQRRDDLIYVYYKTFRETLEFLHYENIPTLDDLKYELRSRELYGLFALFGFLPLVTMPKELSDDSNIDNLVHEEFARLKYKKVFAEAALQAELKYGLKRLDDLGVLDEF
- the LOC105212346 gene encoding uncharacterized protein LOC105212346 isoform X2, which produces MVIKNPNDIFVPDYLNEEFFATALEEGLREIQVTVKEVTFEWGSSPGDNYCSRIYRILVAYERLVTDDEPPVQEQRSLIIKSVLSSEGTQFLEDSGAFLKEKLTFLDVLPRLQILIDGPKFSATCFYTIKEPARLLVLTDLKSDGFSIVSRQKKLDWAHCELLLQQTGRLHATSMVLAKRDPEITKRFVNGLLCNETIIKSDTFKIMFGESLKQLANNAAEWPGFEKIAQKLQHFYDNFKPICAHLGDRRASDRIVVMNHGDLWLGNTMFAYDDPKQPDKPTRAIFMDFQFNFYSSPGCDLNFFLNTSVRLHLLQQRRDDLIYVYYKTFRETLEFLHYENIPTLDDLKYELRSRELYGLFALFGFLPLVTMPKELSDDSNIDNLVHEEFARLKYKKVFAEAALQAELKYGLKRLDDLGVLDEF